From Chryseobacterium sp. IHB B 17019, one genomic window encodes:
- a CDS encoding MarR family winged helix-turn-helix transcriptional regulator, with amino-acid sequence MEKLDSIIFYNIDKAIRTYRNYAQRQLKANGFNITIDQWLIIKAILENPGITQNEIGDLAFKDNASVTRIIELLVKSEYIIRNINSDDRRKTNLDVTESGKEIIKKVQELIENNRKTALKDVTKEELEIMNSALLKISKNCLNAKK; translated from the coding sequence ATGGAAAAACTGGATTCAATAATATTTTACAATATAGACAAAGCCATCAGGACTTATAGAAATTACGCCCAACGACAATTAAAAGCGAATGGTTTTAATATTACAATTGATCAATGGCTGATTATTAAAGCAATTCTGGAAAATCCCGGAATTACACAAAACGAAATCGGGGATCTTGCTTTTAAGGATAATGCTTCCGTAACGAGAATTATTGAACTACTCGTGAAATCCGAATATATCATTAGAAATATTAATTCGGATGACCGCAGAAAAACCAATCTGGATGTCACGGAATCCGGAAAGGAAATCATCAAAAAAGTGCAGGAACTCATTGAAAACAATAGAAAAACTGCATTGAAAGATGTTACAAAAGAAGAGCTGGAAATAATGAATTCAGCATTACTCAAAATATCAAAAAACTGTCTTAACGCTAAAAAATAA
- a CDS encoding nucleotidyltransferase domain-containing protein, translated as MTIKNIQTQNLALFQSISGSRSFGLATENSDTDIRGVYYIPKEEFFGLHYTPQISNETNDITYYEIGRFVELLQKNNPNILEILASPEDCIQHKNPLMDLLKPEDFLSKLCKDTFAGYAISQIKKAKGLNKKILNPIDKERKSILDFCYILQNQGSIPLKKWLREFPSSGGVSEGRGGLVQEKCGLVNIDNTKGMFALFYDQSGDLNYKGIIQNEEANQVSVSSVPKEEKSIAFLFCNLDAYSTYCKDYREYWKWVSERNEDRYNVNQNHGQNYDSKNMMHTIRLLQSCEQIFKTSSLNIRVENRDELLDIKAGNWSYEQVMKKAEDLIKSIEYYHSVSALPDEPDVEKTTKILIEIRENLYS; from the coding sequence ATGACTATTAAAAATATACAAACCCAAAACCTCGCTCTCTTCCAATCTATCTCCGGAAGCCGATCTTTCGGGCTCGCCACGGAAAACTCGGATACCGATATTCGGGGAGTGTATTATATACCGAAAGAAGAGTTTTTTGGTTTACATTATACTCCGCAAATTTCTAATGAAACCAACGACATCACCTATTACGAAATCGGGAGATTTGTAGAATTATTGCAGAAAAACAATCCGAATATTCTGGAAATTCTGGCAAGCCCGGAAGACTGTATCCAACATAAAAATCCGTTGATGGATTTACTGAAACCGGAAGATTTCCTTTCCAAACTGTGTAAAGATACGTTTGCAGGTTATGCAATTTCGCAGATCAAAAAAGCAAAAGGACTCAACAAAAAAATCCTGAACCCAATTGACAAAGAAAGAAAATCTATTCTTGATTTCTGTTATATTTTGCAAAATCAAGGTTCGATTCCTTTGAAAAAATGGCTGCGAGAATTCCCCTCCTCTGGAGGGGTGTCCGAAGGACGGGGTGGTCTTGTTCAGGAAAAATGCGGGTTGGTAAATATTGATAATACAAAAGGGATGTTCGCGCTGTTCTACGATCAGTCCGGCGATCTGAATTATAAAGGGATTATTCAAAATGAAGAAGCAAATCAGGTTTCCGTTTCGTCGGTTCCGAAAGAGGAGAAATCTATTGCTTTTCTGTTTTGTAACCTCGATGCCTACTCCACTTACTGCAAAGATTACCGTGAATACTGGAAGTGGGTTTCCGAGCGAAATGAAGACCGCTACAATGTGAATCAGAACCACGGACAAAACTACGACAGCAAAAACATGATGCACACCATCCGTCTGCTGCAGTCCTGTGAACAGATTTTTAAAACAAGTTCTCTGAATATCAGGGTAGAAAATCGGGATGAACTTTTAGATATCAAAGCCGGGAACTGGTCGTATGAACAGGTTATGAAAAAGGCGGAAGATTTAATAAAGTCCATCGAATATTATCATTCTGTTTCAGCACTACCCGACGAACCGGATGTAGAAAAAACGACAAAAATTTTAATTGAAATCAGAGAAAACCTGTATTCATAA
- a CDS encoding ATP-grasp domain-containing protein, whose product MKNIVALSPMYTEDSNNLKKASLNSPYELNRFNAKWNVPEEFRTAVIAVYGEDIYAEIVAEQCNLTLTKPDDNWLSQISEEFIKRKISYGQLKDFVNEENIFLKCSDFKSFKAGVFDKVTNIKGFDSLDLNISVFTSEVVEWELEVRCFVLNKEIKTYSSYWRNSTLDTDLLSITEQKELFEFFKNFIQQYAETLPKAVVLDFVIIKGKGWALIEANPAWCSGLYACDAEKALEVIIESCIKN is encoded by the coding sequence ATGAAAAATATAGTCGCACTTTCTCCCATGTACACGGAGGATAGCAACAATCTTAAAAAGGCATCCCTAAATTCCCCTTATGAATTAAACCGTTTCAATGCAAAATGGAATGTTCCGGAGGAATTTCGGACAGCTGTAATTGCGGTATATGGTGAAGATATTTATGCGGAAATTGTAGCTGAACAGTGTAATCTGACATTAACGAAACCTGATGACAATTGGCTTTCACAAATTTCTGAAGAATTTATAAAACGTAAAATTTCTTACGGACAATTAAAAGACTTTGTGAATGAAGAAAATATTTTCCTAAAATGTTCTGATTTTAAGAGTTTTAAAGCCGGAGTTTTTGACAAAGTAACCAATATCAAAGGCTTTGATTCTTTGGATTTAAATATTTCAGTTTTTACATCAGAAGTTGTTGAATGGGAGCTTGAAGTAAGATGTTTTGTTTTAAATAAAGAAATAAAAACTTATTCTTCCTATTGGAGAAATAGTACTTTAGACACAGATCTACTTTCAATAACAGAACAAAAAGAATTGTTTGAATTTTTTAAAAATTTCATTCAACAATACGCTGAAACACTGCCTAAAGCTGTTGTCCTGGACTTTGTGATTATCAAAGGGAAAGGCTGGGCATTAATTGAAGCCAATCCAGCGTGGTGTTCAGGCTTATATGCTTGTGATGCAGAGAAAGCTTTGGAGGTGATCATAGAAAGTTGTATTAAAAATTAA